A stretch of Azospirillum brasilense DNA encodes these proteins:
- a CDS encoding acyl-[ACP]--phospholipid O-acyltransferase, translating into MSELGLLATRRFLPLFVTQFLGAFGDNVLRGAIAVLAVYGMAGTAGDGALISTLAAAAFTVPFLLFSATAGQLADRFDRTLIARAVKVAEIGLMAIAAWGIMRADLGVLIAALVGMGAHSTVFGPVKYGLLPDLLKPEELTAGNGLVEAGTFVAILLGTIAGGSLALAHPLALPGLLGATALGGLAASLLIPRAGNADRTVRVGLNPVSVTLRVLRATAQDRVSMRAIYGISVFWGVGAVVMAQFPAIARETLGTDSEGATLLLAVFAVGVAVGSVYAGLGHRVPSRSDARRAALAGLVAAVAGAALPFLTPDVPSAAPLSALALLAQPWAMPLLADLFLIAAAGGAFAVPLYALIQHRAAASARARVIAAANVVNALFMVVGSGIAAAMLALGITPLTVAAWGGASMLAAVVLALAIDAVGLGRALARAFFRLAFRVELRGAEHLERLEGAAVVTPNHQSFLDGALLAAFLPGMRFAVDSFIAQQAWAKPFLALADHVTIDPTKPMGTRLLARTLAEGHKICIFPEGRITVTGSLMKINGGPGMLADKAGCPIVPVCIEGAQRSILSRMHGRLRLGLFPRITITVMPPVATPDVTGLAGKKRRAALKSWLSRVMTETVFAAGQRPDTLALALLEAGRKTGWGKAAVQDGDFTTLSYRALTARSLVLGRILARGTEPGEAVGVLLPTASPTAAVFFGLAAYGRPAAMLNFTAGAEAVKAACRAARLRRIVTSARFVEMGRLGPLVEALAAEHSIVYLEDVKRGLGIGDKLRALAASVAPERFLPPQGQPDDVAAILFTSGSEGPPKGVALTHDNLLANMAQVASVVDFTRQDVVFNCLPVFHSFGLLGGMLLPILNGVKTVLYPNPRHVRLIPELVYQTNATVLFGTDFFLNAWARAADPYDFRSLRLVFAGAERLQEETRRTYTERLRVHLLEGYGTTETAPVIAVNTPARFRPGTVGQALPGIETELLPVPGVPVGGRLRVRGPNVMKGYMRADNPGVVEPPEDGWHDTGDIVDIDADGFIRIVGRVKRFAKVAGEMVPLGLVEELALQAEPDAAHAAIALPDARRGERIVLVTAGTGLTRDALASAAKAKGAPEIAIPRDVLRVETIPLLGTGKTDYPAVSRLAAEMLARETA; encoded by the coding sequence ATGAGCGAACTCGGCCTTCTCGCCACGCGGCGCTTCCTGCCGCTGTTCGTGACGCAGTTCCTCGGCGCATTCGGCGACAACGTGCTGCGCGGCGCCATCGCGGTCCTGGCCGTCTATGGCATGGCGGGGACGGCGGGCGACGGCGCGCTGATCTCGACGCTCGCCGCGGCGGCCTTCACCGTGCCCTTCCTGCTCTTCTCGGCGACCGCCGGCCAACTGGCCGACCGCTTCGACCGCACGCTGATCGCCCGCGCCGTGAAGGTGGCGGAGATCGGCCTGATGGCGATCGCCGCCTGGGGCATCATGCGCGCCGACCTCGGCGTGCTGATCGCCGCGCTGGTCGGCATGGGCGCCCACTCCACCGTCTTCGGGCCGGTCAAGTATGGCCTGCTCCCCGATTTGCTGAAGCCGGAGGAGCTGACCGCCGGCAACGGTCTGGTGGAGGCCGGGACCTTCGTGGCGATCCTGCTGGGCACCATCGCCGGCGGTTCGCTCGCTCTGGCCCACCCGCTGGCGCTTCCGGGACTGCTCGGGGCAACGGCGCTGGGCGGGCTGGCGGCGTCGCTGCTGATTCCGCGGGCCGGCAACGCCGACCGGACGGTGCGCGTCGGGCTGAACCCGGTGTCGGTCACCCTGCGCGTGCTGCGCGCCACCGCGCAGGACCGCGTGTCGATGCGGGCCATCTATGGCATCTCCGTCTTCTGGGGCGTCGGCGCGGTCGTCATGGCGCAGTTCCCGGCCATCGCGCGGGAGACGCTGGGGACGGACAGCGAGGGGGCGACCCTGCTGCTGGCGGTCTTCGCTGTCGGCGTGGCGGTCGGCTCGGTCTATGCCGGGCTGGGGCACCGGGTGCCGTCGCGCTCCGACGCGCGCCGCGCCGCCCTGGCGGGCCTCGTCGCGGCTGTGGCCGGGGCGGCGCTGCCTTTCCTGACGCCCGACGTTCCGTCGGCGGCGCCGCTGTCGGCGCTGGCGCTGCTGGCCCAGCCCTGGGCGATGCCGCTGCTGGCCGACCTGTTCCTGATCGCCGCGGCGGGCGGCGCCTTCGCCGTGCCGCTCTACGCGCTGATCCAGCATCGCGCGGCGGCCTCGGCCCGCGCCCGGGTGATCGCGGCGGCCAACGTGGTCAACGCGCTGTTCATGGTGGTCGGCTCGGGCATCGCGGCGGCCATGTTGGCGCTGGGCATCACGCCGTTGACCGTCGCCGCCTGGGGCGGAGCGAGCATGCTGGCCGCCGTCGTCCTGGCGCTCGCCATCGACGCGGTGGGCCTGGGACGGGCGCTGGCCCGCGCCTTCTTCCGGCTGGCCTTCCGCGTCGAACTGCGCGGAGCCGAGCATCTGGAGCGGCTGGAGGGGGCGGCGGTCGTCACGCCGAACCACCAGTCCTTCCTGGACGGCGCCCTGCTGGCCGCCTTCCTGCCGGGGATGCGCTTCGCCGTGGACAGCTTCATCGCGCAGCAGGCCTGGGCCAAGCCCTTCCTGGCGCTGGCCGACCATGTGACCATCGACCCGACCAAGCCGATGGGCACACGCCTGCTCGCCCGCACCCTGGCCGAGGGCCACAAGATCTGCATCTTCCCGGAGGGGCGGATCACCGTCACCGGCTCGCTGATGAAGATCAACGGCGGTCCCGGCATGCTGGCCGACAAGGCGGGCTGCCCCATCGTGCCGGTCTGCATCGAGGGGGCGCAGCGCTCCATCCTGTCGCGGATGCACGGGCGGCTGCGGCTGGGGCTGTTCCCGCGGATCACCATCACGGTCATGCCGCCGGTCGCCACCCCGGACGTGACCGGGCTGGCCGGCAAGAAGCGGCGGGCGGCGCTGAAGTCCTGGCTGTCGCGCGTCATGACGGAAACCGTCTTCGCCGCCGGGCAGCGGCCCGACACGCTGGCGCTCGCCCTGCTGGAGGCCGGGCGGAAGACCGGCTGGGGCAAGGCGGCGGTGCAGGACGGCGACTTCACCACACTGTCCTACCGCGCCCTGACCGCGCGTTCCCTGGTGCTCGGCCGCATCCTGGCCCGCGGAACCGAACCGGGGGAGGCGGTGGGCGTGCTGCTGCCGACCGCCTCGCCGACCGCGGCGGTGTTTTTCGGACTGGCGGCCTATGGGCGGCCGGCGGCGATGCTGAATTTCACCGCCGGGGCGGAGGCCGTGAAGGCGGCCTGCCGCGCCGCCAGGCTGCGCCGCATCGTCACCTCGGCCCGCTTCGTGGAGATGGGGCGGCTCGGCCCGCTGGTCGAGGCGCTGGCCGCCGAGCACAGCATCGTCTATCTGGAGGACGTGAAGCGCGGGCTGGGCATCGGCGACAAGCTGCGGGCGCTGGCCGCCTCGGTGGCGCCGGAGCGCTTCCTGCCCCCGCAGGGCCAGCCGGACGACGTGGCGGCGATCCTCTTCACCTCGGGGTCGGAGGGGCCTCCCAAGGGCGTGGCGCTGACCCACGACAATCTGCTCGCCAACATGGCTCAGGTGGCCTCGGTCGTCGACTTCACGCGGCAGGACGTGGTGTTCAACTGCCTGCCGGTCTTCCACTCCTTCGGGCTGCTCGGCGGGATGCTGCTGCCGATCCTGAACGGGGTGAAGACGGTGCTTTACCCCAACCCGCGCCACGTCCGGCTGATCCCGGAGCTGGTCTACCAGACCAACGCCACCGTGCTGTTCGGCACGGACTTCTTCCTGAACGCCTGGGCGCGGGCGGCGGACCCCTACGATTTCCGCTCGCTGCGGCTGGTCTTTGCCGGGGCCGAGCGGTTGCAGGAGGAGACGCGCCGCACCTACACGGAACGGCTGCGGGTGCATCTGCTGGAAGGCTATGGCACCACCGAAACCGCCCCGGTGATCGCCGTCAACACGCCGGCCCGCTTCCGCCCCGGCACGGTCGGGCAGGCCCTGCCCGGCATCGAGACGGAGCTGCTTCCGGTCCCCGGCGTGCCGGTGGGCGGGCGGCTGCGGGTGCGCGGGCCGAACGTCATGAAGGGCTACATGCGCGCCGACAACCCCGGCGTGGTGGAGCCGCCAGAGGACGGCTGGCACGACACCGGCGACATCGTGGACATCGACGCCGACGGCTTCATCCGCATCGTCGGGCGCGTCAAGCGCTTCGCCAAGGTGGCCGGTGAGATGGTCCCGCTGGGGCTGGTCGAGGAATTGGCGCTCCAGGCCGAACCGGACGCCGCCCACGCCGCCATCGCCCTGCCGGACGCCCGGCGCGGCGAGCGGATCGTCCTGGTCACCGCCGGCACCGGTCTGACGCGCGACGCGCTGGCGTCGGCGGCCAAGGCCAAGGGAGCGCCGGAGATCGCCATTCCCCGCGACGTGCTGCGGGTGGAGACGATCCCCCTGCTCGGCACCGGCAAGACCGATTACCCCGCCGTCAGCCGGCTGGCCGCGGAAATGCTGGCGAGAGAGACGGCCTGA
- a CDS encoding O-methyltransferase produces the protein MLLDDAVDRVLRDLESYGRDNDAREGDRARKMLNLERETAELLHILVRSGRRRRVLEIGTSNGVSTLWLAAALQAIGATDPLTSIERDPGKSAQAATNLERAGLASRVNLLVGDATETVAGLDGPFDCVFFDADRWSAPEQLRLLLPKLEPDCLLLADNALSHPQEIAGYIAAVEALPGFGTTIFPVGKGLHVACRP, from the coding sequence ATGCTGCTGGATGACGCCGTCGACCGCGTGCTCCGCGATCTTGAGAGCTATGGGCGCGACAACGACGCGCGCGAGGGCGACCGCGCCCGCAAGATGCTGAATCTGGAGCGCGAGACGGCGGAGCTTCTGCACATCCTGGTGCGCAGCGGCCGGCGGCGCCGGGTGCTGGAGATCGGCACCTCCAACGGCGTCAGCACCTTGTGGCTCGCCGCGGCGTTGCAGGCCATCGGCGCCACCGACCCGCTGACCAGCATCGAACGCGATCCGGGCAAGAGCGCCCAGGCCGCCACCAACCTGGAACGCGCCGGGCTGGCCAGCCGCGTCAACCTGCTGGTCGGCGACGCGACGGAGACGGTGGCCGGGCTGGACGGCCCCTTCGACTGCGTGTTCTTCGACGCCGACCGCTGGAGCGCCCCGGAGCAGCTTCGCCTCCTGCTGCCGAAGCTGGAGCCGGATTGCCTGCTGCTCGCCGACAACGCCCTGTCCCACCCGCAGGAGATCGCCGGCTACATCGCGGCGGTGGAGGCCCTGCCCGGCTTCGGCACGACCATCTTCCCGGTGGGCAAGGGGCTGCACGTCGCCTGCCGCCCCTGA
- a CDS encoding tellurite resistance TerB family protein, producing the protein MANLQNILGTLLATGMGGHSRRSPQDLGSILNRSGMGSGSAMHARSGMGVGPMAGLGALAYLAYRAYQERQQNMPPSAQPSSGQTPARSGQPGTSPWGAPPSGSGNTPGGILGGILGGAGASGGGSLGERLSQVFQQRTAPPPDAAPAGAGEGAFPELAMEDQHALLLIRAMIAAANADGEISPAERQRVMSALDEAGGGAEEREIVERELSQPQSLDSLVRSVTDPDMAEQVYLASLMAVDREHEAERAYLTYLATRLKIAPQRAEQLNQAA; encoded by the coding sequence ATGGCGAATCTTCAGAACATCCTCGGCACCCTTCTGGCCACCGGCATGGGAGGGCACAGCCGCAGGAGCCCGCAGGATCTGGGGTCGATCCTGAACCGGTCGGGGATGGGCTCAGGATCGGCGATGCACGCCCGTAGCGGCATGGGCGTCGGCCCCATGGCCGGGCTGGGCGCGCTGGCCTACCTCGCCTACCGCGCCTATCAGGAGCGGCAGCAGAATATGCCGCCCTCCGCGCAGCCTTCCTCCGGACAGACGCCGGCCCGCTCCGGGCAGCCGGGGACCAGCCCATGGGGGGCGCCGCCGTCCGGTTCGGGCAACACGCCGGGGGGAATCCTCGGCGGCATCCTCGGCGGGGCCGGCGCTTCCGGCGGCGGATCGCTGGGCGAGCGGCTGTCCCAGGTCTTCCAGCAGCGCACCGCTCCCCCGCCCGACGCCGCCCCGGCGGGCGCCGGCGAGGGCGCCTTTCCCGAACTCGCCATGGAGGACCAGCACGCCCTGCTGCTGATCCGCGCCATGATCGCCGCCGCCAACGCCGACGGCGAGATTTCCCCGGCCGAGCGCCAGCGCGTCATGTCCGCCCTGGACGAGGCCGGCGGCGGGGCGGAGGAACGGGAGATCGTCGAGCGCGAACTGTCCCAGCCGCAGTCGCTCGACTCGCTGGTCCGCTCCGTCACCGATCCGGACATGGCGGAGCAGGTCTACTTGGCCTCGCTGATGGCGGTGGACCGTGAGCATGAGGCGGAACGCGCCTATCTCACCTACCTCGCCACCCGCCTGAAGATCGCTCCGCAACGCGCCGAGCAGCTCAACCAAGCGGCGTGA
- a CDS encoding TetR/AcrR family transcriptional regulator, with amino-acid sequence MSKDVRNDARHKVRDAAIALFAQKGVKATTIKDIARAAGVSEGALYRHWASKEDLAAALFAAEYTALSHDLRAAAGSGPAPQRLRRVIVWAFGLAEAAPDRARFLLLSQHDALPLVPEGLETPVDVVCAIVGDGIAEGSIVDADREALAHTVIGAIVLNIQSHVYGRQTVPLGTLADTVADALLRGLSIGKGA; translated from the coding sequence ATGTCCAAAGATGTCCGCAACGATGCCCGCCACAAGGTCCGGGACGCCGCCATCGCGCTGTTCGCCCAGAAGGGGGTGAAGGCGACCACCATCAAGGACATCGCCCGCGCCGCCGGGGTGTCGGAGGGGGCGCTGTACCGCCATTGGGCCAGCAAGGAGGATCTTGCCGCCGCCCTGTTCGCCGCCGAATACACCGCCCTGTCGCATGACCTGCGCGCGGCGGCGGGGAGCGGGCCGGCGCCGCAGCGGCTGCGCCGCGTCATCGTCTGGGCCTTCGGGCTGGCCGAGGCGGCGCCGGACCGCGCGCGCTTCCTCCTGCTGTCGCAGCACGACGCACTGCCGTTGGTTCCCGAAGGCTTGGAAACGCCGGTGGACGTGGTCTGCGCCATCGTCGGCGACGGCATCGCGGAGGGAAGCATCGTCGATGCCGACCGCGAGGCCCTGGCTCACACCGTCATCGGCGCCATCGTCCTCAACATCCAGTCGCACGTTTACGGACGGCAGACGGTCCCGCTCGGCACGCTGGCCGACACGGTCGCCGACGCGCTGCTGCGCGGCCTGTCCATCGGAAAGGGAGCCTGA